In the Flagellimonas sp. MMG031 genome, one interval contains:
- a CDS encoding AraC family transcriptional regulator, with protein MKIQLENIQPNDKSSFHLLHNPKLNDLFFWHFHPEFELVYIEGANGKRHVGRHISNFKGSDLVLIGSNIPHLNFDHGIKTEYHKEVLHISASFKEKVFTEIQELEDVYGLLDRSQHGIAFYGETKQTVGSLMKQLQGMNRFDQLLKILRLLKLLAQSEEYILLHDNPIINNKANKQQERLQKVYSYIDEHYSRKIALEDIAASINLGKEAFCRYFKKNTGSTFTNFLNQYRITQAKRMLLTGKNIGETCYECGFESLSYFNRTFKRISGENPSDYKKRNR; from the coding sequence ATGAAAATTCAGTTGGAAAACATACAGCCCAATGACAAGAGCTCCTTCCATCTATTGCACAATCCGAAGTTGAACGATCTTTTTTTCTGGCACTTTCATCCCGAATTTGAATTGGTCTATATTGAAGGGGCCAATGGAAAGCGTCATGTAGGTCGCCATATTTCCAATTTCAAGGGAAGCGACCTTGTACTGATCGGTTCCAACATCCCCCATTTAAACTTTGATCACGGCATCAAAACGGAGTACCACAAGGAAGTTTTGCACATCAGCGCTTCGTTCAAGGAAAAGGTGTTTACCGAGATTCAGGAGCTGGAAGATGTGTATGGGCTATTGGACAGGTCTCAGCACGGCATTGCCTTTTATGGTGAAACGAAACAAACGGTGGGTTCCCTCATGAAACAATTGCAGGGCATGAACCGGTTTGATCAATTATTGAAAATTCTGCGGTTGCTCAAACTATTGGCCCAGAGTGAGGAGTACATCCTTTTGCACGACAACCCGATTATCAACAACAAAGCCAACAAGCAACAAGAACGTTTGCAAAAGGTATATTCCTATATCGATGAGCATTATTCACGAAAAATAGCCTTGGAGGATATTGCAGCGTCCATAAACCTTGGGAAAGAGGCTTTTTGCAGATACTTTAAAAAGAATACGGGGAGTACCTTTACCAACTTTTTGAACCAATATCGGATTACGCAGGCCAAACGAATGTTGTTGACGGGCAAGAATATAGGAGAAACCTGCTACGAGTGCGGGTTTGAAAGCTTGTCCTATTTCAACCGGACCTTTAAAAGGATAAGTGGTGAAAACCCTTCGGACTATAAGAAAAGAAACCGCTAA